TTGTAAACGCGAATTCCACGCCATTATTTTCAATGCCGCGATATCCGGTAACTTCCCAATGGGCATCAGGAAAGCGACCAAAGAAGTTGACCATCATGGCATGGATGGCCGAACTGCCTTTGTATTCACCGAAGTAAGCAGAATAATAAGTGGCATCGGCAGCAAATAGGCGCTCGATCTGCACCAGGTCGTGATTGTTGGATAAAGTGACATAGTTTCTTGCCAATTCGATGGATTGACCGGTGTTCATTGATTTCGCTCCCATAA
The DNA window shown above is from Nitrosomonas sp. Is35 and carries:
- a CDS encoding nuclear transport factor 2 family protein, with amino-acid sequence MNTGQSIELARNYVTLSNNHDLVQIERLFAADATYYSAYFGEYKGSSAIHAMMVNFFGRFPDAHWEVTGYRGIENNGVEFAFTMTGMDASSGEQVKRQGLERIYFTPEGLIRHIAVYKPGDFPKLD